CCTTCAATCTCTCTGGGCTGAACGTGAGGACCCGCGCGGACGTCTGGGACATCTGGACAATATCACAAACACTTAGCCCGCACTCCCGGAGCAGCGCGATGTTGGGCTTGATAACCTTCTCGAGGCTCGAGCTGACGATCGCGTTGTTCCTCTTCAAGATCTTGAGGAGCATCTCGAAGGATCCCAAGAAGGGGATCCAGAACTCGAGCCTCGGGGCCATGTCGCATGTGTGGAGGCCCTTGGCGCCGccgggcaggaggaggaggctggcgATCTGGGGGTCGGACAAGCCGAcgcggtggcggagggaggcgacgcGGAGGGCGACGCTGGGCGCCTTGGTGCAGAGGAGCCGtggctcggcggcgacgaccgcggcGAGGTCCGCGCCGGAGAGGCCGACCCCGGAGAGGATGGCGAGCACCGCGTCCGGCTTGGTGGCGGACTTGAGGTGGGAGACGTTCTTGGAGGCTTTGAGCGCCTGGGCGGCGGTGAGGCCGCAGGTGTCGACGAGGTAGTCCTCCATGGAGAAGGGtgtcgcggtggtggtggacctggcggcggcggtggagtggaggcggcggtTGGGGTGcacagaggaggaagaggatgcggcggcggtggatgggattaggcggcggaggtgtagaggggaggaggaggaggcgcggagaAGTGGGAGGAGGTGGTTCTGGAGGCGGagcatggcggcgccggcgccggcgccggcgagtgcGAGGCCGCCGTCGGCTAGGCTATGGGCTAGGTTTTAAGCCCTGTTCGGATTGATATCATATTTCAaactatctttttttaaaaaaaaattgataaatatgtAGATGGATTAAGGCTGTGTCGGGAGGTATGGTTGGCGCGCACGTGAAACGGAGCGacatattttcttataaaaaaaaacacgacctttaacagtttaaaaaacatacgcgcg
The Oryza glaberrima chromosome 8, OglaRS2, whole genome shotgun sequence DNA segment above includes these coding regions:
- the LOC127783271 gene encoding uncharacterized protein LOC127783271; the encoded protein is MLRLQNHLLPLLRASSSSPLHLRRLIPSTAAASSSSSVHPNRRLHSTAAARSTTTATPFSMEDYLVDTCGLTAAQALKASKNVSHLKSATKPDAVLAILSGVGLSGADLAAVVAAEPRLLCTKAPSVALRVASLRHRVGLSDPQIASLLLLPGGAKGLHTCDMAPRLEFWIPFLGSFEMLLKILKRNNAIVSSSLEKVIKPNIALLRECGLSVCDIVQMSQTSARVLTFSPERLKVIVQQAEKLRMPGCSWAFKNAVGAVARSNEGIVNARMEFLSSSLGCSMEKLRSAVCKCPQILGLSESKLHSKIEFLVGKVGLEPDYILQRPVLLTYSLEKRLVPRHYVVEVLLVKGLIKRTVDFYGSVCVSNEDFVARYIDHHENAVPGLTDAYAAVCSGKLPALV